TCTACCAAATCAAGATTCCCTGGTTGCTCACACCAGTGatggcattttacacccactttgcacaggtgtaaatgttGACACAAAGGGCAAaatagtggagaatcaggccctaaagaaTCAAAGTTGAGGCCATGAATTCAGGGGGTTGTCTCTGGGCAGGCCCAAGGTAAAAGAGggtaaaaaaaatcccttcagaGTCTGCTTTCACCATAGAACTGGATTCAGACGCTTGTTACACTCAAAAGATTCCCTGCACTGGAGTCCGTCTCCTCCTtcaccccccgcccgcccccattTAGCCATATCCCATATCATACAGCTTCCATAGGTATTTCCACAAGCTCAGGGGTCTATTATGAAAATCTCTCTCACCTTTCCCTGAAACATGAAGATGACTGGACTGGTCATTACCCACCTTTCTTCCTCACTAACTTCTTACCACTCTATCTTTGACACTTCAGGGAACCACAGGGAGGCAAGGGGCATTTCACAGTCCATTTAGAGAGAGCCCTGCTCCTTGACGTCCACTTACCTGTCTTCTCTTCGGTTTGGCTGCTCTCCGCCGTCTCCGTTTGTGCTGTTGCCTTGGCAGTAGCATCCTCTGCAGCAGTGGTGGTGACAGCAGCAGGCACATCGGCTTGTTTAGGCTCCTCTTTGTCTTGGGCTTCATCAGCCTTCAAGGACGGCGAGTTATCAGTGGAAGCTTTAGTGGCACTTTCTGTTTCGGTGGCAATGGGAGCGGGCTtctccgaggaggaggaggcgggagTGGCtgcctgtggggctggctgctctGAGCCAGCGTCAGCAGTGCCTTCCCCCTGCTTTTCCTCCGAGGGAGTGCTGCCATCTTTGCTGCCCTCTGCAGGCAGGGTGCTGTCAGACGGAGTAGCTTCTGTGGCAGCAGGAGCGTCGCTCTCTTTGTTCTCTGGCACACCATCAGATGGGGCCTCATCCTTCTTCTCAGCAGCTTCAGCATCGGCCGCTTGGACATCTCCCTTCTTCTCCCCCTTGAGCTTTTTCCTTGTTATGTGTCCGCGGAAGCTGGCCTGGATTTTGGTGGCTGCCTTATGAGCTTTATCTTCTGGTTTGATGCCATCTTGCTCAATCTTTTGGTCAACGTCATCATTTTTTTCAACCTttaaagagaaagggagagaaaaaaaaggagTCAGATAAAGAATTTTACACATGCAGTGAAAGCTCGTTTCATTGATAGCAGCTCACCCACCCTTCTCTAGGCTGGGCAAGGCCTGTCAAGAGTCGAGCACGTGCTAGAGCAGCACCCTTATCTCCATGGGGCAGCAATGTGGCAAAACAACCACACTGTTGTttatatgcgtgtgtgtgtgtgtgtgtgttattttgcaTATTCACTTCATACAGAAGTCAGATCCTGTCCTTCAATTTAGCAACTTCACAGCAGACCCCAGAACAAAGTTGTTTTAACCTGGTGGATTCAGGCTCATGAGGTTCTCCCCTACACAGGAAGTTTCTTCAGCGGTATCCAGCTAGGGCTGCGCAAAAATGTTGAATTCTTTTCTGTGGAAAATAGCCAATGAAATAAAATTGCATTTCCCttaacatttccccccaaaatgtccCCATTGTTTGATGGAATGATCTGAAACGAACGTTCGTTTGGAACTGATTTGAAACCAATAAAAAAgaattttgatttgatttgaagCACCTTTTTTCTAGGGTTTActtatttatttgggttttttcagaaggagaagaaaaaaaactttttttttgtttatatacAATTTGATTCaaactgggtttttttcttattttgcatcatttcactgaaaaatcagaaaatgtaaATCAATATGAAAACGTTTGTAAAACTGCGGGTATTattcaaaaagtcatttttttgttgaaaaaccttTTTGATAAAAATGCACTGACTAGTCCTATATACAACACCTGCAGTGGCTCCAGAACCACCCCCCTGACCTAAGCATAGGGGCATGGGGGTGGTCCCTTGGAGTTATGCAAAGGTGATTCAAAGCCACTTTTTCAGCCAATCAGCTGTGCCGAGTGCTCTTTGGCTGCagcagaggacctgagctaactTGTTTGCCTCTCTTTAATTTCatgtgatttttcccccctgttAATTTGTGATAATTTACCAGATATTTGCTATCAGTTTAGAAATGTTCGTTCTCCATTTATTTTTACTGACTCTTCAAAGCCACCACCCCTTCACCCTAAAAAAGCAACCCACACTACTTTCAGGGTGGCTTTGTGTAAGGCCTTGGTGCTAGCAGTATTGAGTTCGGTGTCAGTGGTGTCTTTTACCCGGGGGAAATTCCACTGAAGGGTTATACAgatgacacacagacacacaaatactccctctcacactcacacaaTATATGCCTCACAAATGCTGCATCTACAACCACCCTCTCTTGCCCCCAGTCTCATCTGCTTGTGCTTTCAAAGCCAGGTTCATTGAAAGGAAAATAAGTAGATAGTGATAATTCATCCAGTGTTACAAGATAATTAGTATCTCTATTAATTCCCCCTGAGCAGAGGGCCACATACACCACTTATGTCGTAATCCCCATGTTGAAGTCTTAAGAAGAAATACAATGCCATACAGGCCTCATGCTGGTCTCATGCATCAGGGTAGATTTTACCCCTTAATGGCTCCTTTCACTCTATGATACGTACTGTACTTCTATTGATAATTTACCAGCACTTGAGTAGGTAACAGTTCAACTGCATATTGACAAGGGGATACTTTTCCATCAATATTCCAATCCAGTAGTTATCAAAAGAGCTATTAAAGAGCAGAGGCAAGCTGGTAATGCAATGGCTTCTACACTATCAATACATGTCTTCAAACACCAGGGCCTGGGCTACACTTAAagcttaggtcaacatagctacagagctcagaggtgtgaaaattcCACATCCGTGAGGGCCACCTGTGCCAACCTAAACCCCATTGTAGATGGAGCTAGGTTAACAGAAAGATACATCCGTGCACGAGAATGAGCATGCAGACAGATTGCACCCACACGAATGTGTGAGAGTGAGTATGGGGAGTGGCCACGCCCACATGAATATGTGACAGTGAGCCCAGGCTGAGCACATACATCAATGTCATCCACATcaatatgaaaatgaacatgagtgACCGCGCCCACATCAATGTGAGAGAATAAGTGTGGGGACTGCCCATACAACATCGCTGTGTCACAGCATCTGTCCACACCACAAGCCCCTACAGCTGcacattcttccatcaacctagctactaaacccagggttgtgagttcaatccttgagggggccactgagggatcgggggcaaaaatcagtacttggtcctgctagcgaaggcagggggctggactcgatgacctttcagggtcccttccagttctatgagatatagATAGGAGGgggctaggtcaacctaactacattgcaccgcacatgaaatttttcacagccctgagcgatgcagCGAGGCTGACCTAAGTTTTAGATCGCCTGGAACTGACATGACTTAGATattatctttcattggaccagctTCTAATGGTGAGAGAAACAAAAGCTTTCAAGTCACAcacagcttttctctctcaccaatagcAGTTGGTGCAATAAAGAgatacctcgcccaccttgtctctctaagttttaggtgtaaacTAGGCCAGAGTGAGTGTGGGAAGTAACCACACCTGCACCAACATGTGCACGTGAGCATGGGGATGGACCACGCCTACATCAATGTCTGCGAGTGAGCATGGGGACTGACCACGCCCACATGGACGTGTGCAGGTGAGCATGGAGACAGTCCATGCCCGCACCAATGTGTGCAAGTGAGCATGGGGACTGACCACACCCACACCAATATGAGCAGATGCGGTTGTGGATATTCACAGCCCATTTTTGCAGATCACAGatcggatgtggatacaaattttgtatccccACAAGGCTCTAACCATGTCCACATCAATGTGAAAATGAGGCTGGGACTGACCATGCCCACTCTGAGTTGTGAACATGAATGTGGGAAATGACCACACGCACATCAACATGTGATAGTAAGCATTGGGTGACCAGACCCATGCCAGTGTGTGAGAGCGAACATGGGGAGTAACCATGCTGACACCAAGGTGACTGCGAATGGGGACTGATCGCACCCACATCAGTGAGAGTGCGCCTGGCGAGTGACCATGCCACATCAATATGATGGTGAAGATTGGGAGCAACCGTACCCACATCTGTGTGTGCGAGTGAGCATAGGGAGTGACCACATCCACAGCTAAGTCAATGAGCGAGCATGCAGACTGACTACACCCACATATACCTCAGAGTGAGTGAGGGGACTGACCCAAACCCCCATCCATGTGTAAGAATAGTGTGGGGACTCACCACACCCACATCAGTTTGTGAGCGGGAGGAAGCATGTTCATATCAATGTGTGAGAGTGAGCATTTGGCGTAACCACTCGCACGCTAACGTGAGCACGGTCTGACCACACCCACAGCAACGAGTGAGCCTGGGGAGTAACCCACGCCCACAGCATGTGAGTGAGCAGGGGAACTTGCCATGCCCATATCAATGTGAGAGTCAATGAGGGGATGGACTGTGCTCACATCAATGTGTGAGGGTGACCACTCCCACATCAGTGAGTGCGAGTGAGCATAGGGACTGACCACGCCCATGTCCATATGTGAGAGAGAGCCAGGGGACGGAAGACGCTCCCATGAATTTGTGAGAGTTTGCATAGGGTGTGACCACACCTATATCACTCAGAGTGAGCATGAGGGTTGACCATGTCCAATCAATATGAGAATGACCGTGGGGTGTGACTATGCCCCAAAAATCTATTGAATGGGAACAATTATGCCCATTGCGTAGGGAAGGGGGTGAATTTATGTTTACTAATGTTTCCAGAGTGCATTAAGTGCCTCAGATGCAAGGTGCTACAGCACTGCAAACTTTCAGTGAGCGGTAAGGCCGGCCTGCCAGGTGACATGGTGTCAGCAGGACCATGGAGTCTATGAGCCTGTTAACATGTTATGCCAGCTGCTGTGAGCATCAAAAGAGTGCCTGcatttgcaaagctgcctgtgTCCGTGTGTTAGTAGATACCTAGGGTCATACCTTTCAGCCCTATTTAAGTCTCCCATCGGGCACAAAGGGGTTTTAAAGCTTCCTCAGTCTGGGAaaaacctcagctggtgtcaagcCATCTTATCCCCACATAGGTGCACTaggggcaggaaagcacaaaGGCACCACACAGTGTTCCAGCCGACGGCGAGGTCTCTGTGTGTGACCGCTCCAGGCTGTGTCAAGACTAGGAACCATGTCAACTCCCTGATAGCCCCAGTATCAGGGGAATGGAAGGGTGGCGTAAGGCCAGCTGCATTGAACATAACCACAACACAGTTAAGGATCTAGCCCCCAGCATCCAGCTGCTCCCACACTCATCAGAGAAGGTGATGTAATCATCAACCCTCGGATAAAAGGGACACACAAAGAGGAAAGGGTTAATTAATGTGCTCCCCACTCCTGTCCTCTGACCACCATATTACACGGGCCCTGAATGGAGTACTGAATCCCTTTCCCACCATTCCACTCTGCACCCGCAGATAATCATCATCATTGCACACACAGAAGGTAGCGTATGCCATGTGTTGgatatttgcccagctctattaaCCAGTTATTTACAATATGCGACCCCCACTAATGCAATTACATTAACTGTCTCGCTTGTCAGCAGTCCTAGCCAAGGTCATGGAGACTGACTTCTCCTCTCGCCCCCCAGAGGAGAGTCCCTCCAGGTCAGTGATTGAGCCTTATTTGCAGGGCTTGCCTCGCTGCTGATCATGCTGTATCTGCCCTGTGACTAAAAAGAGAACTCTAGTTCAGAGCCTGGCCTGCCTCGCCAGCACTTAAAGCGAACTGCTGTCATGATGACATCACACTCTTAGCCCTGCTGTGATGACATCATTTCCCCATTGCCTTGATTTGCTCCCAGATATGAAAGGTCCACCACTGCAAATTGTGTTACACAGACATGCTTTTT
The Emys orbicularis isolate rEmyOrb1 chromosome 1, rEmyOrb1.hap1, whole genome shotgun sequence DNA segment above includes these coding regions:
- the GAP43 gene encoding neuromodulin, with protein sequence MCKILYLTPFFSLPFSLKVEKNDDVDQKIEQDGIKPEDKAHKAATKIQASFRGHITRKKLKGEKKGDVQAADAEAAEKKDEAPSDGVPENKESDAPAATEATPSDSTLPAEGSKDGSTPSEEKQGEGTADAGSEQPAPQAATPASSSSEKPAPIATETESATKASTDNSPSLKADEAQDKEEPKQADVPAAVTTTAAEDATAKATAQTETAESSQTEEKTDAVEETKPTESAQQEEVKEDENKADQENA